In Planctomycetia bacterium, one DNA window encodes the following:
- the thiE gene encoding thiamine phosphate synthase produces MDAAILRILDANLNRAREGLRVMEEHARMVLNDARLTAEIKQLRHELAEVGRLIGSSQLLASRDTPGDVGTTITTASEGVRDSAEAVAAAACKRAAESLRCMEEYGKTLAVDVAARVEAIRYRVYTAEQSLLLTGPRRRKLAEAKLHVLLTASLCRRPWRDVAVAVLEAGAGAIQLREKAMPDAALLERAVALRELTQARGALLIINDRPDIARLSGADGVHLGRDDLPVPAARAIAGPTVMIGATAHDEREIADALTAGADYLGVGPMFSSPTKPAVSVNGPGLLKRSLEIVGSASGSKMPVVAIGGVNATNAASLAESCRGGGRFSVAVCQGAIGAPDPAAAVRAVLHALGADRPSA; encoded by the coding sequence ATGGACGCCGCGATCCTGCGAATTCTGGATGCCAATCTCAACCGTGCCCGCGAGGGGTTGCGCGTGATGGAAGAGCACGCGCGGATGGTGCTGAACGACGCGCGGCTCACGGCCGAGATCAAGCAACTCCGCCACGAGCTCGCGGAGGTCGGCCGATTAATCGGATCGTCGCAATTGCTGGCGTCGCGCGACACGCCCGGCGATGTCGGCACGACGATCACCACCGCGAGCGAAGGCGTGCGTGACAGCGCCGAGGCCGTCGCGGCGGCGGCGTGCAAGCGCGCGGCGGAATCGCTCCGCTGCATGGAGGAATATGGCAAGACGCTCGCCGTGGACGTGGCGGCGCGCGTGGAGGCGATTCGCTATCGCGTTTACACGGCCGAGCAGTCGCTGCTTCTGACCGGCCCGCGCCGGCGAAAGCTTGCCGAGGCGAAATTGCACGTCCTCCTGACCGCGTCGCTGTGCCGTCGGCCGTGGCGCGACGTGGCGGTGGCCGTGCTCGAGGCCGGTGCGGGGGCGATTCAACTTCGCGAGAAGGCCATGCCCGATGCGGCGCTGCTTGAACGGGCGGTTGCGTTGCGCGAGCTGACGCAAGCGCGCGGCGCGTTGCTGATTATCAATGACCGGCCCGACATCGCGCGATTGTCCGGGGCCGACGGGGTACACCTCGGGCGGGACGATCTGCCGGTGCCGGCCGCGCGGGCCATCGCCGGGCCGACCGTGATGATTGGCGCGACGGCGCACGACGAGCGCGAAATCGCCGATGCGTTGACGGCCGGGGCAGACTACCTCGGCGTGGGGCCGATGTTCAGTTCGCCGACCAAGCCGGCCGTGTCTGTTAATGGACCGGGCTTGTTGAAGCGGTCACTGGAGATCGTTGGATCGGCGAGCGGGTCAAAAATGCCCGTCGTGGCAATCGGCGGCGTCAACGCAACCAACGCCGCGTCCCTGGCGGAATCGTGCCGCGGCGGCGGTCGGTTTAGCGTAGCGGTTTGCCAGGGTGCAATTGGTGCACCAGACCCGGCGGCGGCGGTTCGAGCGGTCTTGCACGCGCTGGGTGCGGACCGGCCGTCGGCTTGA
- a CDS encoding NAD-binding protein, with translation MIDRAVDPNDLLAVRSFQVRSTRRNRLRARVWREWCFLKATIGHLGVRLGLMVAIVVMGGVSFKLFEPERQHGFIRACYFTWALVFGESPEEFPDHLFLQSLFFIVPVLGLTVIIEGIVDLSLLVGDRRRSERRWCAIMAAAYKNHIVLVGFGKLGFRTYKLLHQLNESVVIIESNTGCQFLEEARRDGVPVLIGDARRELLLADANVAHARSIILATDNDLANLEIALDARKINPSIRVVLRMFDQNMADKIREGFNIPMAMSQSAMSAPAFATAAIGAEIENSFAVGDQLVVMQRWKIDAAGGLAGRTIGQIISTRGVGVVEHRPRGGAAKLFPPVETKVEPGDELLVQGVFEMLHEGATGRLQSP, from the coding sequence ATGATCGATCGCGCCGTGGACCCGAACGACCTGTTAGCTGTTCGCTCTTTTCAAGTTCGCTCAACGCGGCGGAATCGGCTGCGCGCGCGGGTCTGGCGCGAATGGTGCTTTCTCAAGGCGACGATCGGGCACCTCGGGGTGCGGCTGGGGCTGATGGTCGCCATCGTCGTGATGGGCGGCGTGAGTTTCAAGCTGTTCGAGCCGGAGCGGCAGCATGGTTTCATCCGCGCGTGTTATTTCACCTGGGCGCTGGTCTTCGGCGAGTCGCCGGAGGAGTTCCCCGATCATTTGTTCCTGCAATCACTGTTCTTCATCGTGCCGGTGCTGGGGCTGACGGTCATCATCGAGGGAATTGTCGATTTGTCGCTGCTCGTGGGCGACCGGCGGCGATCCGAACGGAGGTGGTGCGCGATCATGGCGGCGGCCTACAAGAATCACATCGTGCTCGTCGGCTTCGGCAAGCTCGGCTTTCGGACCTACAAGCTCCTGCATCAACTCAACGAGTCGGTCGTCATCATCGAAAGCAACACCGGTTGTCAGTTCCTCGAAGAAGCGCGGCGCGACGGCGTGCCCGTGCTGATCGGCGATGCCCGGCGCGAATTGCTCCTTGCCGACGCCAACGTCGCACATGCCCGCAGCATCATCCTCGCGACCGACAACGATCTCGCCAATCTCGAAATCGCGCTGGACGCCCGCAAGATCAATCCGAGCATCCGCGTCGTTCTGCGCATGTTCGATCAGAACATGGCCGACAAGATCCGCGAGGGCTTCAATATTCCCATGGCCATGTCGCAATCCGCCATGTCGGCGCCGGCCTTCGCCACGGCGGCGATCGGCGCGGAGATCGAGAACAGCTTCGCCGTGGGCGACCAACTGGTGGTGATGCAGCGATGGAAGATTGACGCGGCCGGCGGGCTGGCGGGGCGGACGATCGGTCAGATCATCAGCACGCGCGGCGTGGGCGTGGTGGAGCATCGCCCGCGTGGCGGCGCGGCGAAGTTGTTCCCTCCGGTGGAGACGAAAGTCGAACCCGGCGATGAGCTGCTCGTGCAAGGCGTGTTTGAGATGTTGCACGAGGGGGCGACCGGGCGATTACAATCCCCCTGA
- a CDS encoding PhoH family protein — protein sequence MELVITLDGAVDQSELFGPADANLRAVRDAFGVKLVARDSVLKITGESESVSKAASVIEVLQTRLRQHGHLGRESAAEVIGELAVAEKHRDRPHSLMAHARFLRPKTAGQEAYIRAVEENDLCLCFGPAGTGKTYLAVAMALALLKANRIKRIVLARPAVEAGEKLGFLPGDMQAKVNPYLRPLFDAMHDMMDFEQIRRFMMNDVIEVIPLAFMRGRTLNNAAIILDEAQNATPQQMLMFLTRMGHHSKMIVTGDASQSDLEEGYDSGLVDAIRRLEGKDGIGVVHLTNEDIVRHKLVTRIVQAYNDLPPGAARKKR from the coding sequence GTGGAACTGGTCATCACACTCGACGGAGCCGTCGATCAAAGCGAGCTGTTTGGCCCGGCCGACGCCAATCTTCGCGCGGTGCGCGATGCGTTCGGCGTGAAGCTCGTTGCGCGCGACAGCGTGCTGAAAATCACGGGCGAATCCGAATCCGTCTCAAAAGCCGCCTCGGTGATCGAAGTCCTCCAGACCCGCCTCCGCCAGCACGGCCACCTCGGCAGGGAATCCGCCGCAGAGGTGATCGGCGAGTTGGCCGTCGCCGAGAAGCATCGCGATCGGCCGCACAGCCTGATGGCGCACGCACGGTTCCTGCGGCCCAAGACGGCCGGCCAGGAGGCGTACATTCGAGCGGTGGAAGAAAACGATCTTTGTCTATGTTTTGGCCCCGCCGGCACGGGCAAGACCTATCTCGCCGTCGCCATGGCCTTGGCCCTGCTGAAGGCCAATCGCATCAAGCGGATCGTCCTCGCGCGACCGGCCGTCGAGGCCGGCGAGAAGCTCGGCTTCCTCCCGGGCGACATGCAGGCGAAGGTGAATCCGTACCTGCGGCCGCTGTTCGACGCCATGCACGACATGATGGACTTCGAGCAGATCCGCCGGTTCATGATGAACGACGTGATCGAAGTGATCCCGCTGGCGTTTATGCGCGGGCGAACGCTGAACAACGCGGCGATCATCCTCGACGAAGCGCAAAATGCAACGCCCCAGCAGATGCTGATGTTCCTGACGCGCATGGGCCATCACAGCAAGATGATCGTCACCGGCGACGCCAGCCAGTCCGATCTTGAAGAGGGCTACGACAGCGGGCTGGTCGATGCCATCCGCCGGTTGGAGGGCAAAGACGGCATCGGCGTGGTGCACCTGACAAACGAGGACATCGTGCGGCACAAACTGGTGACGCGGATCGTGCAGGCGTACAACGACCTGCCGCCCGGCGCGGCGCGGAAGAAGCGTTAG
- a CDS encoding phosphatidate cytidylyltransferase — protein MFFGALLIAALAGLFIADARLSAAAALPRADGLIVTLIVAAIVITGGIELTALLRGAGLAPRRTWPIAMCVALSLAPFAAHNRWLNLESPPATVDYQLTVGLLVAAFAGAFLFIGHRRRTERASADLAATMFVVLYLGLFPAFLVRLRVESPDGSVWPLVFFVATAKACDIGAYFTGLAIGRTKLIPWLSPKKTYEGLLGGIAFSIGAAFLIAHFVRESLGPFVVADDGSLQIGPIVAFGAILALLGQAGDLLESLIKRDAQAKDSATAIPAFGGVLDLIDSLILSAPAASWMLLR, from the coding sequence TTGTTTTTCGGCGCTTTGCTCATCGCGGCCCTGGCCGGACTCTTCATCGCCGACGCCCGTTTGAGCGCGGCGGCGGCCCTGCCGCGGGCCGACGGTCTCATCGTCACGCTCATCGTCGCGGCAATTGTGATCACCGGCGGCATCGAACTGACTGCGCTGCTCCGCGGCGCGGGACTGGCCCCCCGACGCACGTGGCCAATTGCCATGTGTGTGGCACTCTCGCTCGCGCCGTTTGCCGCGCACAACCGCTGGCTGAATCTGGAAAGCCCGCCCGCGACCGTCGATTACCAGCTCACGGTCGGACTGCTCGTGGCCGCGTTCGCCGGTGCGTTCCTCTTCATCGGCCATCGCCGCCGCACCGAGCGGGCGTCGGCCGATCTCGCCGCCACGATGTTCGTCGTGCTGTATCTCGGCCTCTTTCCCGCCTTCCTCGTGCGGCTGCGCGTGGAATCGCCCGACGGCTCGGTCTGGCCGCTGGTCTTTTTCGTCGCCACGGCCAAGGCCTGTGACATCGGCGCGTATTTCACCGGGCTGGCCATCGGCCGCACAAAGCTGATCCCGTGGCTTAGCCCCAAAAAGACATATGAAGGTTTGCTGGGCGGCATCGCGTTCTCGATCGGCGCGGCGTTTCTGATCGCCCATTTCGTGCGCGAATCGCTCGGGCCGTTTGTCGTGGCCGACGACGGCTCGCTCCAGATCGGCCCGATCGTCGCGTTCGGCGCGATCCTGGCCCTGCTGGGCCAGGCCGGCGACCTGCTCGAATCGCTCATCAAGCGTGATGCACAGGCGAAGGACTCTGCGACCGCGATCCCCGCGTTCGGCGGCGTGTTGGACCTGATCGATTCGCTGATCCTGTCGGCTCCCGCGGCCAGCTGGATGCTGTTAAGATAG
- the elbB gene encoding isoprenoid biosynthesis glyoxalase ElbB: protein MNKIAVCLSGCGVFDGAEIHESVLTLLAIDQSGAKAICCAPDVPQAGVVNHLTNKPGEGSRNVLVESARIARGDIRNLKDVHAAEIDALIFPGGFGVAKNLCTFAVDGPKCRVNPEVERLVGEMLAARKPIGAICIAPAALARVLGGRDLHAKLTIGNDAGTAAAIGEMGCEHVVCAAREIVVDERHKIVSTPAYMLGKGPAEVFEGIRKTVNEVLRLCSA, encoded by the coding sequence GTCTAAGTGGCTGCGGCGTCTTCGACGGCGCCGAGATTCACGAATCCGTCCTGACGCTGCTGGCCATTGACCAGTCCGGCGCGAAGGCGATCTGCTGCGCGCCCGACGTCCCCCAGGCCGGCGTCGTGAATCATCTGACGAACAAGCCCGGCGAAGGTTCACGGAACGTGTTGGTTGAGTCGGCGCGGATTGCACGCGGCGACATCAGGAATCTTAAGGACGTTCATGCGGCAGAGATTGACGCGCTGATTTTCCCCGGGGGCTTCGGGGTGGCGAAGAACCTTTGCACTTTCGCCGTCGACGGCCCGAAATGCCGCGTCAACCCCGAGGTCGAACGACTCGTCGGCGAGATGCTGGCCGCGAGGAAACCGATCGGCGCGATCTGCATCGCGCCGGCCGCGCTGGCGCGCGTCCTCGGCGGACGGGACCTTCACGCGAAGCTTACGATCGGCAACGACGCCGGCACGGCCGCCGCCATTGGTGAAATGGGCTGCGAGCATGTGGTTTGCGCCGCGCGGGAAATCGTCGTCGATGAGCGGCATAAGATCGTGAGCACGCCGGCCTACATGCTTGGCAAGGGTCCGGCCGAAGTGTTCGAGGGGATTCGCAAGACGGTGAACGAGGTGCTGCGCTTGTGCAGCGCGTGA
- a CDS encoding TraR/DksA family transcriptional regulator gives MAATKAVAVEKPAPAPKAPRKTESRRVAVAQYGPEDLRPASRESAAAGVAVEGTPAKLQKPAVDAEWMATIREAMVQQRHELLSVVSSTQAQMAEKAGDLPDVSDRASEGFEDELAVGLIAIEAAKLDDIEAAIKRIDDGSYGLCIDCGKAIPRKRLEVLPFARRCLACAGESERRVREMEEIEDEDDND, from the coding sequence GTGGCAGCGACCAAGGCCGTCGCCGTGGAGAAACCGGCGCCCGCGCCGAAAGCGCCGCGGAAAACCGAGTCGCGCCGCGTGGCGGTGGCTCAATATGGGCCGGAAGACCTGCGGCCCGCGTCGCGCGAATCGGCTGCCGCCGGCGTTGCCGTGGAAGGGACGCCGGCCAAACTGCAGAAGCCCGCGGTCGATGCCGAGTGGATGGCAACAATCCGCGAGGCCATGGTGCAGCAGCGCCACGAGCTTCTGTCGGTCGTGTCGTCCACGCAAGCGCAGATGGCGGAGAAGGCCGGCGATCTCCCTGATGTCAGCGATCGCGCATCGGAAGGGTTTGAAGACGAACTGGCAGTCGGGCTGATCGCCATTGAGGCCGCCAAGCTCGATGACATCGAGGCCGCGATCAAACGAATCGACGACGGCAGTTACGGTCTGTGCATCGATTGCGGCAAGGCGATCCCGCGAAAGCGGCTTGAAGTCCTTCCGTTCGCGCGGCGGTGCCTGGCCTGCGCCGGCGAGTCCGAACGGCGCGTGCGCGAAATGGAAGAGATCGAAGACGAAGACGACAACGACTAA
- a CDS encoding SPASM domain-containing protein: protein MIAHKDDIGRGTGAAARSGLGTRLNPIRLLQRVAKRGAYMHQMIHGALRRSGWFVEQLTFRRLMNMATTGVQFFLKSERMHALPVIVKIDISPMCNLSCTTCVHADPHGDPQLEKQEFKPQHRMSVEQFRRIIDEIRGKASAVSLYYVGDPLVHPDLDEMCSIARDAKLNVHISTNFSFSLTDARLKRMIDSGLTHLTVCVDGLSQKKYELTRVGGRIERVLNNLERMCRFRRELGRTYPKIEVQYIKFQHNVDELEPARNLLLGWGIDQFTDFWGDLGNYVDRDPGTFRIIGPRENKRIPQCYWPHGNIVIKYNGDVIPCCTYRIGQQYTASDDARVLGNVFQTSVREVWNNEKYRQARRMVSNPQSVLHDPALKDHFCYGCPAIFETTSDTPFKMANHLKWEEHYELGADGRPIPKHPHFRPVSVTQVGLPSGEMASV from the coding sequence ATGATTGCGCACAAAGATGACATCGGAAGAGGAACCGGCGCCGCGGCGCGCTCGGGCCTAGGGACGCGGCTCAACCCGATCCGCCTGTTGCAGCGCGTGGCCAAGCGTGGCGCCTACATGCATCAGATGATCCATGGTGCGCTGCGGCGCAGCGGCTGGTTCGTCGAGCAGCTCACGTTCCGCCGCTTGATGAACATGGCGACGACCGGCGTGCAGTTTTTCCTCAAGAGCGAGCGGATGCACGCCCTGCCGGTCATCGTGAAGATCGACATCTCGCCGATGTGCAATTTGAGTTGCACGACCTGCGTCCACGCCGATCCGCACGGCGATCCGCAACTGGAGAAACAGGAATTCAAGCCGCAGCATCGCATGAGCGTCGAGCAGTTCCGGCGAATCATCGACGAAATCCGCGGCAAGGCGTCGGCCGTTTCGCTGTACTACGTGGGCGACCCGCTCGTTCATCCGGACCTGGACGAGATGTGCTCGATCGCGCGTGACGCGAAGCTGAACGTACACATCAGCACGAATTTCAGCTTCTCGCTGACCGACGCGCGGCTCAAGCGCATGATCGACAGCGGCCTGACGCACCTGACTGTCTGCGTGGACGGCCTGTCGCAGAAGAAGTACGAGTTGACGCGGGTCGGCGGGCGGATCGAGCGCGTGCTGAATAACCTCGAACGGATGTGCAGGTTCCGCCGCGAATTGGGCCGCACATACCCGAAAATCGAAGTGCAATACATCAAGTTTCAACACAACGTGGATGAGCTGGAGCCGGCTCGCAATCTGCTGCTTGGCTGGGGCATCGATCAGTTCACCGATTTTTGGGGCGACTTGGGAAATTACGTCGATCGCGACCCCGGCACGTTCCGAATCATCGGTCCGCGCGAGAACAAACGCATCCCGCAATGCTACTGGCCGCACGGGAACATCGTCATCAAGTACAACGGCGACGTGATTCCGTGCTGCACGTACCGCATCGGTCAGCAATACACGGCGAGCGACGACGCGCGGGTGCTGGGCAACGTCTTCCAGACCAGCGTGCGCGAAGTCTGGAACAACGAAAAATATCGCCAGGCCCGGCGGATGGTTTCGAACCCGCAATCGGTGCTGCACGACCCGGCGCTGAAGGATCACTTCTGTTACGGATGCCCGGCCATTTTTGAAACCACGTCGGACACGCCGTTCAAGATGGCCAACCATCTCAAATGGGAAGAGCATTACGAACTGGGCGCCGACGGCCGGCCGATCCCCAAGCATCCGCACTTCCGGCCTGTCTCGGTCACGCAGGTGGGCCTGCCCAGCGGCGAGATGGCCTCGGTGTGA
- the infA gene encoding translation initiation factor IF-1: protein MSKSEVIEVEAQVVQALPNTMFRCEFELGGKKHTVLTHIAGRLRKNFIRILPGDNVRLELSPYDLTRGRITRRL, encoded by the coding sequence ATGTCCAAGTCGGAAGTGATCGAAGTCGAGGCCCAGGTCGTCCAGGCGCTGCCGAACACCATGTTTCGCTGCGAGTTCGAACTGGGCGGCAAGAAGCACACGGTGCTGACCCACATCGCGGGGCGGCTCCGAAAGAATTTCATTCGCATTCTCCCGGGCGACAACGTCCGCCTGGAGCTAAGCCCCTACGACCTCACCCGCGGCCGCATCACCCGGCGGCTCTAA
- the recA gene encoding recombinase RecA, translating to MIPSTTDSKRQQALDRALQQIEKAYGKGAIMQMDSDLSAARDGISTGALSLDLCLGGFGLPRGRIVEIFGPESSGKTTLALHVIAAAQRAGGVAACVDAEHALDPSWMKRCGVNPETLLVSQPDCGEQALEITDMLVRSNAVDVIVVDSVAALIPKSELEGEMGQSTVGVQARLMSQAMRKLTAAIAKSRVIVIFINQIREKIGVMFGNPETTPGGRALKFYSSIRIDVRRIASIKEGDKVTGSQVKARVVKNKVAPPFRETTFDIMFDSGISRSSDLIDLGTKLNIIEKQGAWLRYGDVQLGQGRENAKVFLDDNKALFEEIRMKILEISGVLAASKSTGKDAAGTAAKGGGAVKPDPKDKSVAESDNTDKSRAAAPVSKSAPLVKGRTAVATGSAAARKPASAR from the coding sequence ATGATTCCTTCCACGACCGACAGCAAGCGGCAGCAGGCCCTCGACCGGGCGCTTCAGCAGATCGAGAAGGCCTACGGCAAGGGCGCCATCATGCAGATGGACAGCGATTTGAGCGCGGCCCGCGACGGCATCAGCACCGGAGCGCTGTCACTGGACCTGTGCCTGGGCGGGTTCGGGCTGCCGCGCGGGCGGATCGTGGAGATCTTCGGACCGGAGTCCAGCGGCAAGACGACGCTGGCGTTGCACGTGATCGCGGCGGCGCAGCGGGCCGGGGGCGTGGCGGCCTGCGTCGATGCCGAGCACGCGCTGGACCCGTCGTGGATGAAGCGCTGTGGTGTCAATCCGGAGACACTGCTGGTGAGCCAGCCCGATTGCGGCGAGCAGGCGCTGGAGATCACCGACATGCTGGTGCGGTCCAATGCGGTGGATGTGATCGTCGTGGACTCGGTGGCGGCGCTGATCCCCAAGAGCGAGCTGGAGGGTGAAATGGGCCAGTCCACCGTCGGCGTGCAGGCCCGGCTGATGAGCCAGGCCATGCGCAAACTGACGGCGGCCATCGCCAAGAGCCGCGTCATCGTCATTTTCATCAACCAGATTCGCGAGAAGATCGGTGTGATGTTCGGCAACCCGGAGACGACGCCGGGCGGGCGAGCGCTGAAGTTTTACTCCTCCATTCGCATCGACGTGCGACGGATCGCATCGATCAAGGAGGGCGACAAGGTGACCGGCAGCCAGGTCAAGGCCCGCGTCGTGAAGAACAAGGTTGCCCCGCCCTTCCGCGAGACGACGTTCGACATCATGTTCGACAGCGGCATCAGTCGCTCGTCGGACCTGATCGACCTCGGCACGAAGCTGAACATCATTGAGAAGCAGGGCGCGTGGCTGCGTTACGGCGACGTGCAGCTCGGCCAGGGGCGCGAGAACGCGAAGGTCTTTCTCGACGACAACAAGGCTCTCTTCGAGGAGATTCGTATGAAGATTCTCGAAATCAGCGGCGTGCTGGCGGCGAGCAAGTCGACCGGCAAAGACGCGGCGGGCACGGCGGCGAAGGGCGGTGGCGCGGTCAAACCCGACCCCAAGGACAAGTCGGTGGCCGAATCAGACAACACGGATAAATCCAGGGCGGCCGCGCCCGTGAGCAAGTCGGCCCCGCTGGTGAAGGGGCGAACGGCAGTGGCAACGGGCAGCGCAGCGGCTCGCAAGCCGGCGTCGGCGCGATAG